From the genome of Halomonas sp. I5-271120, one region includes:
- a CDS encoding ABC transporter permease, with amino-acid sequence MIAFLIKRLFHAFLVMFVISVISFAIQDNLGDPIQQMVGQSVPESERAELREELGLNDPFFVQYLRFAKNAAQFDFGYSYIFNEPTTQVIMRHLPATLELVAATTFLIVLLSVPVGVYSAIKPRAWLSRAFMGVSIVGISIPVFLTAIVLIQLFAIGVEFTPFPVDTAWGAWLNDLLSTDGGMPAYGRGNPVHVFGTWDTNFSSLEGLTYLVLPAISLASIMLPLFIRLIRAEMLEVLQSEYVKFARAKGISLRRVYFVHALKNTMLPVITVGGVQIGTLVAYTILTETVFQWPGMGLMFLDAIERSDIPLIVTYLMIVGLIFVITNTLVDLIYGLVNPTVKLTGKPA; translated from the coding sequence ATGATTGCCTTTCTGATCAAGCGACTGTTCCACGCCTTCCTGGTGATGTTTGTCATCAGCGTGATCAGCTTCGCCATCCAGGACAACCTGGGCGACCCGATCCAGCAGATGGTCGGACAGTCCGTGCCCGAAAGCGAGCGCGCGGAGCTGCGTGAGGAGTTAGGGCTCAACGACCCCTTCTTCGTCCAGTATCTGCGTTTCGCCAAGAACGCCGCCCAATTCGACTTCGGCTATTCGTACATCTTCAACGAGCCGACCACTCAGGTGATCATGCGCCACCTCCCCGCCACCCTGGAGCTGGTAGCGGCGACCACCTTCCTGATCGTGCTGCTGTCAGTGCCGGTCGGCGTGTACAGCGCCATCAAGCCCCGAGCCTGGCTGTCGCGGGCCTTCATGGGCGTGTCGATTGTCGGTATCTCAATCCCGGTGTTTCTGACCGCCATCGTGCTGATCCAGCTGTTTGCCATCGGCGTCGAGTTCACGCCCTTCCCCGTCGACACGGCCTGGGGCGCCTGGCTCAACGATCTGCTGTCAACAGACGGGGGCATGCCCGCCTATGGCCGCGGCAACCCGGTGCATGTGTTTGGTACCTGGGACACCAACTTCAGCTCTCTTGAAGGCCTGACCTACCTGGTGCTTCCGGCCATCTCGCTGGCCTCGATCATGCTGCCCCTGTTCATTCGTCTGATTCGGGCCGAAATGCTCGAGGTATTGCAGTCCGAATACGTGAAGTTCGCGCGTGCCAAAGGCATCTCACTGCGCCGCGTCTACTTCGTGCATGCGCTGAAGAACACCATGCTGCCGGTGATTACCGTGGGTGGGGTGCAGATCGGCACTCTAGTGGCCTACACCATCCTCACCGAGACGGTCTTCCAGTGGCCGGGTATGGGGCTGATGTTCCTCGATGCCATCGAGCGCTCGGATATTCCGCTGATCGTCACCTATCTAATGATCGTCGGCCTGATCTTCGTGATCACCAACACCCTGGTCGACCTGATTTACGGCCTGGTCAACCCCACCGTCAAGCTCACCGGCAAGCCCGCCTGA
- a CDS encoding ABC transporter substrate-binding protein, with amino-acid sequence MIFRKTLLATVIGATAVGAALLPATASAENTLRMAYDADPVSLDIHEQLSGGILQLSHMTFDPLVRWTKDLEFEPRLATSWEQVDDTTMRMTLREGVTFHSGNSFTADDVVFTVERLKQSPDFKAIFEPVESVTAIDDTTIEFTTTEPYPLLLNLATYIFPLDSQFYSGTDEDGDPKDEIVKNGNSYASRHLSGTGPFEVSNRQQGVRIDFERNDDYWDESSPGNVDNVVLTPIGENATRVAALLSGDVDFIAPVPPNDLDRIRDDEDVQLVTMSGTRIIIFHMDENRVEAFKDPRVRQAFAYAINQKGIADRLMKGFATPAAQLSPAGYAGHNDELSPRYDVEKAKELMAEAGYEDGFSITMMAPNNRYVNDAKIAQAVAAMLARINVTVDLKTLPKAQYWGEFDDRAADMMMIGWHADTEDSANFYQYLTECPDAETGAGQYNASNYCNPELDALVSEANVEVDLEKRAEMLQAVEKALYDDAAFIPLHWQDLAWASAKNVDIEPILNVMNFPYIGDLVIEE; translated from the coding sequence ATGATCTTTCGAAAAACTCTGCTGGCCACCGTAATCGGGGCCACCGCCGTGGGTGCTGCCCTGCTGCCCGCGACTGCCAGTGCGGAAAACACCCTGCGCATGGCCTATGACGCCGACCCGGTGTCGTTGGACATCCACGAGCAGCTCTCCGGCGGTATCCTGCAGTTGTCGCACATGACCTTCGACCCTCTGGTGCGCTGGACCAAGGATCTTGAGTTCGAGCCCCGTCTTGCCACTTCGTGGGAGCAGGTCGACGACACCACCATGCGCATGACGCTGCGTGAGGGCGTGACCTTCCACAGCGGCAACAGCTTTACCGCCGATGACGTGGTCTTCACTGTCGAGCGCCTGAAACAGAGTCCCGACTTCAAGGCGATCTTCGAGCCGGTCGAGAGCGTGACGGCGATCGATGACACCACCATCGAGTTCACCACCACCGAGCCCTACCCGCTGCTGCTGAACCTCGCGACCTACATCTTCCCGCTGGACAGCCAGTTCTACAGCGGCACGGACGAAGACGGCGACCCCAAGGACGAAATCGTCAAGAACGGCAACTCCTACGCCTCTCGCCATCTCTCCGGCACCGGTCCCTTCGAGGTCTCCAATCGCCAGCAGGGCGTGCGCATCGACTTCGAGCGTAACGATGACTATTGGGACGAATCCTCCCCGGGCAACGTCGACAACGTCGTGCTGACCCCGATTGGCGAAAACGCCACGCGTGTCGCCGCCCTGCTCTCCGGCGACGTCGACTTCATCGCCCCGGTACCGCCTAACGACCTGGACCGCATCCGCGACGACGAAGACGTCCAGTTGGTAACCATGTCCGGCACCCGGATCATCATCTTCCACATGGACGAGAATCGCGTCGAGGCGTTCAAGGACCCCCGCGTGCGTCAGGCATTTGCTTATGCTATCAACCAGAAAGGCATCGCCGACCGCCTGATGAAAGGCTTCGCCACCCCGGCGGCTCAGCTTTCACCGGCTGGCTATGCCGGCCATAACGATGAGCTGAGCCCACGCTATGACGTGGAGAAGGCCAAGGAGCTGATGGCCGAGGCAGGCTATGAGGACGGCTTCAGCATCACCATGATGGCGCCCAACAACCGCTACGTGAACGATGCCAAGATCGCCCAGGCCGTGGCTGCCATGCTGGCTCGCATCAACGTGACCGTCGATCTGAAGACCCTGCCCAAGGCTCAGTACTGGGGCGAGTTCGACGACCGCGCCGCCGACATGATGATGATCGGCTGGCACGCAGACACCGAGGACTCTGCGAACTTCTACCAGTATCTCACCGAGTGCCCGGATGCCGAGACCGGTGCTGGCCAGTACAACGCCAGCAACTACTGCAATCCGGAGCTCGATGCCCTGGTATCCGAGGCCAACGTCGAGGTCGACCTAGAGAAGCGTGCCGAGATGCTCCAGGCCGTGGAGAAGGCGCTATACGACGATGCCGCCTTCATTCCGCTGCACTGGCAAGATCTGGCCTGGGCCTCGGCGAAAAACGTCGATATCGAGCCGATCCTCAACGTCATGAACTTCCCCTATATCGGGGACCTGGTGATCGAGGAATAA